In Nonomuraea muscovyensis, the following proteins share a genomic window:
- a CDS encoding steroid 3-ketoacyl-CoA thiolase, with amino-acid sequence MGTPVIVEAVRTPIGKRGGRLAGLKPQQVLATALNGLVTRSGIDPAIVGQVFAGCVTQAGEQGGHVGRHSWLYAGLPHQTGVTTVDAQCGSSQQAVHLAAAMISAGVIEVGIGCGVEVMSRAPLGSNVLPANPRPDDWSVDLPDQFTAAERIAARRGLTRERLDWFGVRSQRLAAKAWADGRFEREIVPVGDVTRDQGLRETTAEGLAGLKPVKEGALHTAGTSSQISDGAAAVLVMSERVARAHGLRPRARILAQALVGAEPYYHLDGPVDATAQVLGAAGMTMGDIDLFEVNEAFASVVLSWASVHEPDLDRVNVNGGAIALGHPVGATGARLLTTALHELERSDSTTALVTMCAGGALATATILERLS; translated from the coding sequence GTGGGCACACCGGTGATCGTCGAGGCCGTCCGCACCCCCATCGGCAAGCGAGGCGGCCGGCTGGCCGGGCTCAAGCCCCAGCAGGTGCTGGCCACCGCGCTCAACGGGCTCGTCACGCGTTCCGGCATCGACCCGGCGATCGTCGGCCAGGTGTTCGCCGGGTGCGTCACCCAGGCGGGCGAGCAGGGTGGGCACGTCGGGCGTCACTCCTGGCTGTACGCGGGGCTGCCGCACCAGACGGGGGTCACCACCGTCGACGCCCAGTGCGGGTCGTCGCAGCAGGCCGTCCACCTGGCCGCGGCCATGATCAGCGCGGGGGTGATCGAGGTGGGCATCGGGTGCGGCGTGGAGGTGATGAGCCGCGCGCCGCTCGGCAGCAACGTCCTGCCCGCCAACCCCCGGCCCGACGACTGGAGCGTCGACCTGCCCGACCAGTTCACGGCGGCCGAGCGCATCGCGGCCCGGCGCGGGCTGACCAGGGAGCGGCTCGACTGGTTCGGCGTGCGGTCGCAGCGGCTGGCGGCCAAGGCGTGGGCCGACGGGCGGTTCGAGCGGGAGATCGTGCCGGTCGGCGACGTCACCCGCGACCAGGGTCTGCGCGAGACGACCGCCGAGGGGCTGGCCGGGCTGAAGCCCGTCAAGGAGGGCGCCCTGCACACCGCGGGCACCTCGTCGCAGATCTCCGACGGCGCCGCCGCCGTGCTCGTGATGAGCGAACGGGTCGCACGGGCCCACGGCTTACGACCCCGGGCACGCATCCTCGCGCAGGCGCTGGTGGGCGCCGAGCCGTACTACCACCTCGACGGGCCGGTGGACGCGACAGCCCAGGTGCTCGGCGCGGCCGGGATGACGATGGGCGACATCGACCTTTTCGAGGTGAACGAGGCGTTCGCGTCGGTCGTGCTGTCCTGGGCGAGCGTGCACGAGCCCGACCTCGACCGGGTCAACGTCAACGGCGGCGCCATCGCCCTCGGCCACCCGGTGGGAGCCACCGGCGCCCGGTTGCTCACCACGGCGCTGCACGAGCTCGAACGCTCGGACTCGACGACGGCCCTAGTCACGATGTGCGCCGGCGGCGCCCTTGCCACGGCCACCATCCTGGAACGCCTCTCCTGA
- a CDS encoding sigma-70 family RNA polymerase sigma factor has translation MTDRPSPEDFLKLADPLRRELLAHCYRMLGSVHDAEDLVQETYLRAWRGYAGFEGRSSLRTWLYRIATTACLTAIDSRGRRPLPTGLGAPSAEATTPLTERPEVPWLEPVPDVMVGAGADDPAQIVTSRESIRLALVAALQHLPPRQRAILILRDVLRWRAAEVAEVLQTTTAAVNSGLQRARAQLSEVSPSLDDPVEPLPPEQRERLERYVAAFESYDVAAIVELFTEDAIWEMPPYPTWYQGAETIGRLIEANCPAKRPGDLRLVPVSANGQPAFGMYLLRGEAYHAFALPVLTLAREGVSHVAMFFDLSLFDTFGLPRTLPTRDRAFAKK, from the coding sequence ATGACCGACAGGCCATCGCCCGAGGACTTCCTCAAGCTGGCTGACCCGCTGCGGCGTGAGTTGCTGGCGCACTGTTACCGGATGCTCGGCTCGGTCCACGACGCCGAGGACCTGGTCCAGGAGACCTACCTGCGCGCCTGGCGCGGCTACGCCGGCTTCGAGGGTCGCTCGTCGCTGCGCACCTGGCTCTACCGCATCGCCACCACGGCCTGCCTCACCGCGATCGACAGCCGCGGCAGGCGGCCGTTGCCCACCGGGCTGGGCGCGCCGAGCGCCGAGGCCACCACGCCGCTGACCGAGCGGCCCGAGGTGCCGTGGCTGGAGCCGGTGCCCGACGTGATGGTGGGGGCGGGCGCCGACGATCCGGCGCAGATCGTCACCTCGCGCGAGAGCATCAGGCTCGCGCTCGTGGCGGCCCTGCAGCACCTGCCGCCGCGCCAGCGCGCGATCCTGATCCTGCGCGACGTGCTCAGGTGGCGGGCCGCCGAGGTTGCCGAGGTGCTGCAGACCACCACCGCGGCGGTCAACAGCGGCCTGCAACGCGCGCGAGCCCAGCTCAGCGAGGTGTCGCCGAGTCTCGACGATCCCGTCGAGCCGCTTCCGCCCGAGCAGCGCGAGCGCCTCGAGCGCTACGTCGCCGCCTTCGAGAGCTATGACGTGGCAGCGATCGTGGAGCTGTTCACCGAGGACGCGATCTGGGAGATGCCGCCCTACCCGACCTGGTATCAGGGGGCCGAGACGATCGGCCGGCTCATCGAGGCCAACTGCCCGGCCAAGCGGCCCGGTGACCTGCGGCTCGTGCCGGTCTCGGCGAACGGCCAGCCGGCCTTCGGGATGTACCTGCTCCGGGGTGAGGCCTACCACGCGTTCGCGCTGCCGGTCCTCACGCTGGCCAGGGAGGGGGTCAGCCATGTGGCGATGTTCTTCGACCTGAGCCTCTTCGACACCTTCGGTCTGCCCCGCACGCTGCCGACCCGCGACCGGGCTTTCGCAAAAAAGTAG
- a CDS encoding MBL fold metallo-hydrolase — protein sequence MTSSRRRPYTEQRPQDLGGGVWSVPVPIPGNPLGYTLVYAVESPRGPVLVDAGWNHPDAWEALRGGLGSLGIDVAGVRGVVVTHFHPDHAGLAGQVREVSGGWIAMHEADAALVRLMRGFSDGEQRGFQADMLRRAGAGPGEVDVATADRPRPPAQPDRELADGDLVDLPGRKLRAIHTPGHTPGHICLHLEDADRLFTGDHILPDITPHVGIYPFDRDDVDPLGDFLSSLDRVGELGPLDALPAHEWIFPDAGARAAVIRRHHEDKLDRLAALLSERAQPLTIWEVAAMMTWNRPWADLAPALRGMAAGEAAAHLRTLEARGRIRRVSGLDAVRFEAIES from the coding sequence ATGACCAGCAGCAGACGCAGGCCGTACACGGAGCAGCGTCCCCAGGACCTGGGCGGCGGGGTGTGGAGCGTGCCGGTGCCCATCCCGGGCAACCCGCTCGGCTACACGCTCGTCTATGCCGTCGAGTCCCCGCGCGGCCCGGTGCTGGTCGACGCGGGCTGGAATCATCCGGACGCCTGGGAGGCGCTGCGCGGCGGGCTCGGCTCCCTGGGCATCGACGTGGCCGGCGTGCGAGGCGTCGTGGTCACGCACTTCCATCCCGACCACGCCGGGCTGGCCGGCCAGGTGCGGGAGGTCTCGGGCGGGTGGATCGCGATGCACGAGGCCGACGCCGCGCTGGTTCGGCTCATGCGCGGCTTCTCGGACGGCGAGCAGCGCGGGTTCCAGGCCGACATGCTGCGGAGGGCGGGCGCTGGCCCCGGAGAGGTGGACGTCGCGACCGCGGACCGGCCCCGGCCGCCCGCGCAGCCGGACCGGGAACTGGCCGACGGCGATCTGGTGGACCTGCCGGGCCGCAAGCTCCGGGCCATCCATACGCCCGGCCACACCCCGGGCCACATCTGCCTGCACCTGGAGGACGCCGACCGGCTCTTCACCGGCGACCACATCCTGCCGGACATCACGCCACATGTGGGCATCTATCCCTTTGACCGGGACGACGTGGACCCCTTGGGCGACTTCCTGAGCTCGCTGGACCGGGTCGGCGAGCTGGGCCCGCTCGACGCCCTGCCGGCCCATGAGTGGATATTTCCGGATGCGGGGGCTCGGGCGGCTGTGATCCGGCGGCATCACGAGGACAAGCTCGACCGGCTCGCCGCCCTCCTCTCCGAACGGGCGCAGCCGCTGACCATCTGGGAGGTCGCCGCCATGATGACCTGGAACAGGCCCTGGGCCGACCTCGCCCCCGCGCTGCGCGGCATGGCGGCCGGCGAGGCCGCGGCCCACCTGCGCACGCTGGAGGCCCGGGGCCGGATCCGGCGCGTCAGCGGGCTCGATGCCGTACGCTTCGAGGCCATAGAATCCTAG
- a CDS encoding FadR/GntR family transcriptional regulator, whose translation MAVTDAAIDKIKHMILSGELAPGARLPKEADLAERLGLSRNSLREAVRALALINVLDVRQGDGTYVTSLEPRLLLDTMSFVLDLHRDDTVLQFFEVRRILEPAATAMATELMSDADIEDLRVILESLPATPTIEELVANDLEFHARIAQGSGNAVLCSFIESLSGPTTRARIWRGLTQEGAMEKTREQHTAIYEAIAARQADVARSWATVHVAGVESWLRKALA comes from the coding sequence GTGGCGGTCACCGACGCGGCCATCGACAAGATCAAGCACATGATCCTCTCCGGCGAGCTGGCTCCCGGAGCCAGGCTGCCGAAGGAGGCCGACCTGGCCGAGCGGCTGGGCCTGTCGCGCAACTCGCTGCGCGAGGCCGTCCGCGCGCTGGCGTTGATCAACGTCCTGGACGTACGGCAGGGCGACGGCACCTACGTCACCAGCCTGGAGCCCAGGCTGCTGCTCGACACCATGTCGTTCGTGCTCGACCTGCACCGTGACGACACCGTGCTGCAGTTCTTCGAGGTGCGGCGCATCCTGGAGCCCGCCGCCACGGCGATGGCCACCGAGCTCATGAGCGACGCCGACATCGAGGACCTGCGCGTGATCCTCGAGTCGCTGCCCGCCACTCCCACGATCGAGGAGCTCGTCGCCAACGACCTGGAGTTCCACGCCCGCATCGCCCAGGGGTCGGGCAACGCCGTGCTGTGCTCGTTCATCGAGAGCCTGTCGGGGCCGACCACCCGGGCGCGGATCTGGCGCGGCCTCACCCAGGAGGGCGCGATGGAGAAGACCCGCGAGCAGCACACCGCGATCTACGAGGCCATCGCCGCCCGGCAGGCCGACGTGGCCCGCTCGTGGGCCACCGTCCACGTGGCCGGCGTCGAGTCCTGGCTGCGCAAGGCCCTCGCCTGA
- a CDS encoding NADP-dependent oxidoreductase, with the protein MRAISQDTLGGPEVLKTVETDRPRPGPTEVLVRVRAAGVNPTDWKTRESGGLLGRPPFVLGWDVSGVVEAVGLGTTLWEPGDEVFGMLPYPRGHGAYAEYVTAPARTFARKPAAVDHVRAAAIPLAALTAWQALVDTAGVRAGDRVLVHAAAGGVGHFAVQIAKARGAHVIGTASAAKHGFVRGLGAAELIDYRTQDFAEVVRDVDVVIDTVGGAYGPRSLRTLRRGGTIVSLVLSDLADGLHEEAERLGVRSRAMLVEADHGGMRALAALVQGGGLRPEIAAVLPLTDAAEAHRLGESGHTTGKLVLTTS; encoded by the coding sequence ATGCGCGCGATCAGCCAGGACACCCTGGGCGGCCCCGAGGTGCTGAAGACGGTGGAGACGGACCGGCCGCGGCCGGGGCCGACCGAGGTGCTGGTGCGGGTGCGGGCGGCCGGGGTCAACCCCACCGACTGGAAGACGCGGGAGTCCGGCGGCCTCCTCGGCCGGCCGCCGTTCGTGCTGGGCTGGGACGTGTCCGGCGTGGTCGAGGCCGTCGGCCTCGGCACCACGCTGTGGGAGCCGGGCGACGAGGTGTTCGGCATGTTGCCCTACCCGCGCGGTCACGGCGCCTACGCCGAGTACGTCACCGCGCCGGCTCGGACGTTCGCCCGCAAGCCCGCCGCCGTCGACCACGTGCGGGCGGCGGCGATCCCCCTCGCCGCGCTCACCGCCTGGCAGGCGCTGGTGGACACCGCCGGGGTGCGGGCGGGCGACCGGGTGCTCGTGCACGCCGCCGCGGGCGGGGTCGGGCACTTCGCCGTGCAGATCGCCAAGGCGCGGGGCGCCCACGTCATCGGCACGGCCAGCGCCGCCAAGCACGGCTTCGTGCGCGGCCTCGGCGCCGCCGAGCTGATCGACTATCGCACCCAGGACTTCGCCGAGGTGGTGCGCGACGTGGACGTGGTGATCGACACCGTGGGCGGCGCGTACGGGCCGCGCTCGCTGCGCACGCTGCGGCGGGGCGGGACGATCGTCTCGCTGGTGCTCTCCGACCTCGCGGACGGCCTGCACGAGGAGGCCGAGCGGCTGGGCGTCCGCTCCCGGGCCATGCTCGTGGAGGCCGACCACGGCGGCATGCGGGCGCTCGCGGCCCTGGTGCAGGGCGGCGGCCTGCGGCCGGAGATCGCGGCCGTCCTGCCCCTGACGGACGCGGCCGAGGCGCACCGGCTGGGCGAATCCGGCCACACCACCGGCAAGCTCGTCCTCACGACCTCCTGA